Genomic window (Streptomyces sp. TG1A-60):
GACTCCCCGACCAGCTTGCCGGCCAGGTCGGTGGCGAGCCTGCCGACGTCCTGGCGCAGCGCCGAAGCGGCGACCTTGCGGTCGGCCTCGATCTGGGCGTGACCGGCGGCGACGATCTCCTCACGCTGCCGCTGGCCCTCCGCGCGCATCTCGGCGATGAGCGCGGCGCCCTGCTCCTGCGCCTCCTGGCGCAGCCGCGCGGCCTCGTGCCGGGCTTCGGCGAGCTGAGCCTTGTACTGCTCGAGCACGCTCTGGGCCTCGGTCTGGGCGGCCTCGGCCTTCTCGATCCCGCCCTCGATCGCCTCGCGGCGCTCCTCCAGAACCTTGTTGATGTTCGGGAGAAGCTTCTTGGCGAGGAAGCCGAAGACGATGACGAAGGCGAGCAGGCCGATGACGACCTCGGGAATCTCCGGGATGAGGGGGTTCTGTGCCTCCCCCTCAGCCGCGATATGGAGCAGTCGGCTCATATCAGTGCCTTTCGCCTAGTGAGCTGTTCGCGAATCAGATGATCACAGGCCGTAGACGAACGGCATGACCAGGCCGATGAGGGCGAGCGCCTCGCAGAAGGCGAAGCCGAGGATCTGGTTGGCGCGGATCAGACCGGCGGCCTCGGGCTGACGGGCGAGGGCCTCGGTGCCCTTGCCGAAGATGATGCCGACGCCGATGCCGGGGCCGAACGCGGCGATGCCGTAGC
Coding sequences:
- the atpE gene encoding ATP synthase F0 subunit C, which translates into the protein MSYTLAAVTGSIASIGYGIAAFGPGIGVGIIFGKGTEALARQPEAAGLIRANQILGFAFCEALALIGLVMPFVYGL
- a CDS encoding F0F1 ATP synthase subunit B encodes the protein MSRLLHIAAEGEAQNPLIPEIPEVVIGLLAFVIVFGFLAKKLLPNINKVLEERREAIEGGIEKAEAAQTEAQSVLEQYKAQLAEARHEAARLRQEAQEQGAALIAEMRAEGQRQREEIVAAGHAQIEADRKVAASALRQDVGRLATDLAGKLVGESLEDHARQSRVIDRFLDGLDDAAEKAEATR